Genomic DNA from Novipirellula galeiformis:
TGAGCGTCGCTTTCCAATTCAATTGCCGCCACGCTTTCGCTGGATCTCCAATCAACCGCTGGACTTCCGACGGTCGCATAAACGCTTTGTCTTGACGAACATAGCGGCGCCAATCGAGGTTCACCGCATCAAACGAAGCTGCCAAGAAGTCTTCGACCGTATTACGAGTGCCGGTTGCCAAAATGAAGTCGTCCGCGGTGTCTTGCTGTAACATCGACCACATCCCCTGGACATAGTCGGGGGCGTAGCCCCAGTCACGCACGGTATCGAGGGAGCCAAGCACCAATTCGTCCTGCATTCCCAGGGAGATGGCCGCCGCTGCACGGGTGATTTTTCGAGTCACAAACGATTCACCACGACGCGGGGATTCGTGGTTGTAGCAAATCGCATTGCAGGCGAACAAATCAAACGATTCGCGGTACAGGGTTACCATTTGGGTTGCAAATGTTTTCGCGACGCCATACGGCGTCACTGGACGCATGGGCGTCATTTCGTTCTGGGGGCTCTCGATCGGCCGTCCAAAAATTTCACTGCTGCTGATGTGCAATAACCGGGGACGCTTTTCCAGATCGCGGAGGATTTCGAGAAGCTTCAGGGTCCCCATGGCAGTAAATTGGCACGTCGTTTCGGGAATGTCGAAACTGGCACCGACATGACTTTGCCCGGCTAGATGATAAACCTCATCGGGACGGGTGCGAACCAAAATGCGCCGGATTGTGGTCGTGTCATCGAGATCCGCGTAATGCAAGAACAAACGATGATTGTAGATCGATGGATCATGAAAAAGATGGTCAAGCCGCGTCCGCTGCGTGATGCTGCTGCGACGCACCAAGCCATGGACGGTGTAGCCCTTTTGGAGTAACCATTCGGTCAAATAGGAGCCGTCTTGGCCGGTGATCCCTGTGATTAACGCCGACTTCATCCGATCAGCTCCAATTGACAATCCTCAAGTTTGACGCTGACTCCTTGTTCCATGAAACGAACACAGACCAACAATCGCGTTTCTTGTTCACGCCGGAGAATGGTGCCTTCATAGCCGGCAAAGGAACCACTTCTAACACGAACATTCTGACCGGGCTCCAAACGACTTTCGATCGTCATCGGAACCCCTAGATGGATCAGGTTATAGATTTGTTTTAGATCCGCAACAAACTCATCCACCTCGGTGATGTCTGCTGCCTTCTGAATGCAACCGCTACAGATCGCTTGATAACGCGACTCGTCATTCTCACCACAAACAAACACGTAATTGCTGAACAGCGGAACGTAGCTCGTTCGCATGCGGCCGGCGGGGGACCGTTTACGCTGTGGAATCAGCGGCCCGTAATGCCAAATCTCATGTTTCCGCAAATGACGCATCAATTGCTTCTCTTGCCGTGATTTGGTGTACATCAACCACCACTTGTGAGCGAGAATCACCGATTGGTTTAGCAAGTCCTCGGGAAAGCAATCGGGTTCTTGGGGCAGGATGGGCATCGGCGATTTGCAGATAAATGAGTCGTCGGGGATATCCGAATGCTCGACTCAAGCAACCAAATAGAAGTGAGGCGAAACAGGACGAGACAGC
This window encodes:
- a CDS encoding GDP-mannose 4,6-dehydratase codes for the protein MKSALITGITGQDGSYLTEWLLQKGYTVHGLVRRSSITQRTRLDHLFHDPSIYNHRLFLHYADLDDTTTIRRILVRTRPDEVYHLAGQSHVGASFDIPETTCQFTAMGTLKLLEILRDLEKRPRLLHISSSEIFGRPIESPQNEMTPMRPVTPYGVAKTFATQMVTLYRESFDLFACNAICYNHESPRRGESFVTRKITRAAAAISLGMQDELVLGSLDTVRDWGYAPDYVQGMWSMLQQDTADDFILATGTRNTVEDFLAASFDAVNLDWRRYVRQDKAFMRPSEVQRLIGDPAKAWRQLNWKATLTLPDLAKQMVEYDRSKMISKRDADRR
- the nusG gene encoding transcription termination/antitermination protein NusG gives rise to the protein MPILPQEPDCFPEDLLNQSVILAHKWWLMYTKSRQEKQLMRHLRKHEIWHYGPLIPQRKRSPAGRMRTSYVPLFSNYVFVCGENDESRYQAICSGCIQKAADITEVDEFVADLKQIYNLIHLGVPMTIESRLEPGQNVRVRSGSFAGYEGTILRREQETRLLVCVRFMEQGVSVKLEDCQLELIG